A part of Paenarthrobacter sp. A20 genomic DNA contains:
- a CDS encoding TMEM175 family protein has translation MTQVTKPRELSSPERLQAFTDAVVAIALTLLILPLMDSVGELADHDGTTAQWLAEEQYALLGFVLSFVLIAVFWVHHHRLFHKVRRIDSGLLWLTVAWMFTIVLMPVATSLSTQLQSDWAQPLVYIGTLFATSLMLLLARVHLRSHPDLHDMDAAETTSGIRAGGIVSGLFLAALVVALAVPTAGNFPLLLMLLSEPLQLLANRGDRRARPKR, from the coding sequence ATGACACAGGTCACGAAACCCCGCGAACTGTCGTCACCGGAGCGTTTGCAGGCGTTTACGGATGCCGTGGTGGCGATTGCTTTGACGTTGTTGATCCTTCCGCTGATGGATAGCGTGGGTGAGTTGGCGGACCACGATGGCACTACGGCCCAATGGTTGGCCGAGGAGCAGTACGCCTTACTGGGCTTCGTCCTGAGCTTTGTCCTCATTGCCGTGTTCTGGGTGCACCACCACCGACTGTTCCACAAAGTCCGGCGCATTGACTCCGGACTGTTGTGGTTGACGGTTGCTTGGATGTTCACGATCGTGCTGATGCCCGTCGCTACCTCGCTGTCCACCCAACTGCAATCCGACTGGGCCCAGCCCCTTGTCTACATCGGAACGCTTTTCGCTACCAGCCTTATGCTCCTTCTGGCGCGCGTCCACCTGCGGTCCCACCCGGATCTGCACGACATGGATGCCGCTGAAACGACGTCAGGGATCCGGGCAGGCGGCATAGTGTCCGGGCTATTCCTTGCGGCTCTTGTTGTGGCCTTAGCCGTTCCGACCGCCGGCAACTTCCCCCTGTTGCTGATGCTTCTCAGCGAGCCGCTCCAACTCCTGGCCAACCGGGGAGACCGGCGGGCCCGCCCCAAACGATAG
- a CDS encoding Lrp/AsnC family transcriptional regulator, which produces MSWSDHLNTLDPMDLKILLELIREPRIQIAELSDALGIARNTAQSRVKRLLRTGVLQAAGREVDLEKVGYDVVAFVTIEVTHRELDGVIGALRLIPQVLEVHEISGRGDLWCRVVATDTHNLQSALRSVLRTKGVIRTETVLALHTHIPYRTEPLIERMSAAPTRPRQESQSTGPQARTD; this is translated from the coding sequence ATGAGCTGGAGTGACCATTTGAACACCCTCGACCCAATGGACCTGAAGATCCTGCTGGAACTCATTAGGGAACCCCGCATCCAGATCGCTGAGTTGAGCGACGCCCTGGGCATAGCCCGCAATACCGCCCAGAGCCGCGTGAAGCGCCTTCTTCGGACCGGAGTGCTGCAGGCGGCCGGCCGTGAAGTGGACCTCGAAAAGGTGGGGTACGACGTCGTTGCCTTCGTCACGATTGAAGTCACCCACCGGGAACTCGACGGCGTCATTGGCGCCTTACGCCTGATCCCCCAAGTGCTGGAGGTCCACGAGATATCAGGGCGCGGCGATCTGTGGTGCCGGGTGGTGGCAACGGACACGCACAACCTGCAGTCGGCGTTACGCTCGGTCCTGCGCACCAAGGGTGTCATCCGGACAGAAACAGTTCTGGCCCTGCATACGCATATCCCGTACCGCACTGAGCCGCTCATCGAAAGGATGTCCGCAGCCCCAACACGCCCCAGGCAGGAGAGCCAGAGCACCGGCCCGCAGGCCCGAACGGACTAG
- a CDS encoding pirin family protein — MTNLDTSPAQEVCPAATEDQGPCVQLWPEREVPLGGVRAMNVMRTLPQRGLPTVGAWCFLDSFGPDRVAMSVLPHPHCGLQTVTWPLEGAVRHRDSVGSDVVVRPGELNIMTAGHGISHSEFSVLPSTTAAGSSPEAQGIPVSRGLQLWVALPEEHRHRPPSFEQVKDLPVAVGEGFTATVMVGEFAGQRSPATMFSPIVGADITGSGPLELPVRPDFEHAVLVLDGHVVIDGQDIEAGPLAYLGAGRTNLDVVAGPDTRFMLLGGEPFGEDLLMWWNFVGRTHEEVEQAREEWEAEGLLDDDAATALRFGFVPGHGPDAGPEAGRIPAPPLPGVRLRPRTRG, encoded by the coding sequence ATGACCAATCTTGATACTTCTCCGGCACAAGAAGTGTGCCCGGCAGCTACGGAAGATCAGGGTCCGTGCGTTCAGCTGTGGCCCGAACGTGAGGTTCCCTTGGGTGGGGTTCGTGCCATGAATGTCATGAGGACGCTGCCCCAGCGCGGGCTGCCGACTGTTGGCGCATGGTGCTTCCTGGACAGCTTCGGCCCCGACAGGGTGGCCATGAGCGTCCTTCCCCATCCGCACTGTGGGCTCCAAACGGTCACCTGGCCTTTGGAAGGCGCAGTGCGGCACCGCGACAGCGTGGGCAGCGATGTCGTGGTACGGCCGGGCGAGCTGAACATCATGACAGCAGGCCATGGCATCTCACACTCGGAGTTCTCGGTCCTCCCCTCCACCACCGCGGCAGGATCAAGCCCCGAGGCGCAAGGGATTCCCGTTTCGCGTGGGCTCCAACTGTGGGTAGCCCTTCCTGAGGAGCACCGCCACCGTCCGCCGTCCTTCGAGCAGGTGAAGGACCTGCCGGTAGCAGTCGGCGAAGGCTTTACGGCCACCGTGATGGTGGGCGAATTCGCCGGCCAACGCTCCCCAGCCACCATGTTCAGCCCCATCGTTGGAGCCGATATCACGGGCTCCGGCCCACTTGAGCTGCCCGTGCGTCCGGACTTTGAACACGCAGTATTGGTGCTGGACGGCCATGTGGTCATCGACGGTCAAGACATAGAGGCCGGCCCGCTGGCCTACCTGGGGGCGGGCCGGACCAACCTTGATGTCGTAGCCGGGCCGGACACGCGGTTCATGCTCCTCGGCGGCGAACCGTTCGGCGAGGATCTGCTCATGTGGTGGAACTTCGTTGGGCGGACCCACGAGGAAGTCGAACAGGCGCGTGAGGAATGGGAAGCAGAGGGACTCCTCGACGACGACGCTGCCACCGCCTTACGCTTCGGCTTCGTCCCCGGCCATGGTCCCGATGCCGGACCGGAGGCCGGCCGCATTCCCGCTCCTCCGCTTCCCGGCGTTAGACTGCGGCCACGAACCCGCGGTTAG
- a CDS encoding BadF/BadG/BcrA/BcrD ATPase family protein, whose protein sequence is MNNPDSAQHSLADTEAVPGTVIGLDIGGTKTRGVRFENGLPVVDESAGSSNVQNVSREQAAANLAELFAKVGGGHVDEVYAGAGGIDTDQDAQALAELIAPHAPGARITVVHDSRLLLAAGGASTGVAVIAGTGSAAWGKNDAGEEARAGGWGYLLGDEGSGFWLGREAVRHSLRRMNQGLEPDRLSRALLDSCGVDEPGKLIALFHSPDTGRRYWAQQARLVVEAADTGDETSKALVEQAGRDLAELAGQAVRQLRLDGPVILGSGLGMNVPRLQEAFKAKLAEDGIVDVRILQQDPVFGVPRLVAEQRR, encoded by the coding sequence GTGAACAATCCTGACTCTGCCCAGCATTCCCTCGCCGATACGGAAGCCGTGCCCGGAACCGTCATCGGGCTCGACATCGGCGGTACGAAAACACGCGGCGTGCGCTTTGAAAATGGTTTGCCGGTCGTAGACGAAAGTGCCGGCAGTTCCAACGTGCAAAATGTCAGCCGGGAGCAGGCCGCGGCCAACCTCGCTGAATTGTTCGCGAAGGTCGGTGGCGGACACGTTGACGAGGTGTACGCCGGTGCAGGGGGGATCGATACTGACCAGGACGCCCAGGCGCTCGCCGAGCTGATCGCGCCCCATGCCCCCGGCGCCCGCATCACGGTGGTTCACGACTCACGTTTGCTGCTGGCAGCCGGCGGAGCCAGCACGGGAGTAGCGGTCATTGCGGGGACCGGCTCAGCGGCGTGGGGAAAAAACGACGCCGGAGAGGAAGCCCGCGCAGGCGGCTGGGGATACCTTCTGGGTGACGAAGGCAGCGGCTTCTGGCTGGGGCGGGAAGCCGTCCGGCACAGCCTGCGCCGGATGAACCAAGGCCTGGAGCCGGACCGGCTTAGCCGCGCGTTGTTGGACTCGTGCGGCGTGGACGAACCCGGTAAGCTGATCGCCCTTTTCCACTCACCGGACACGGGTCGCCGGTACTGGGCGCAGCAAGCACGCCTCGTGGTGGAAGCAGCCGACACCGGCGACGAAACCAGCAAGGCTTTGGTGGAACAGGCAGGCCGCGACCTCGCCGAGCTCGCCGGGCAAGCCGTTCGGCAGTTGCGACTGGACGGGCCGGTGATCCTGGGAAGCGGACTTGGCATGAATGTTCCCCGGCTGCAGGAAGCATTCAAGGCGAAGCTGGCCGAAGACGGCATTGTTGATGTACGCATACTTCAGCAGGATCCCGTGTTCGGCGTCCCGCGGTTGGTGGCCGAGCAGCGCCGTTAG
- a CDS encoding Lrp/AsnC family transcriptional regulator — MSNPTKNVRSSTGSAEPLDAIDERILAALVDDARISNKQLAELVGIAPSTALMRTRALSERGIIEGFEAVLSLPAIGRSVQALIAVRLRAHDRDQIDRFTARVPKLPAVISTFHTTGSVDYLLHIAVANTDDLRNWLLDNLATDPVVGHTETTMVFQHIPGNRGPLPE, encoded by the coding sequence GTGAGCAACCCCACGAAGAATGTTCGGTCAAGCACCGGCAGCGCAGAGCCGCTGGACGCGATCGACGAACGAATCCTCGCAGCGTTGGTGGACGACGCCCGTATCTCCAACAAGCAGTTGGCGGAGCTGGTCGGTATCGCCCCTTCCACGGCCCTGATGCGGACCAGGGCGCTCTCCGAACGGGGAATCATCGAAGGCTTTGAAGCCGTCTTGAGCCTGCCGGCCATCGGCCGTTCGGTACAGGCCCTCATCGCCGTTCGCCTTCGCGCCCACGACCGCGACCAAATCGACCGCTTTACTGCCCGCGTCCCTAAACTCCCGGCGGTCATCTCCACCTTCCACACCACCGGTTCCGTGGACTACCTGCTCCATATCGCCGTCGCCAACACTGACGACCTCCGAAACTGGCTCCTCGACAACCTCGCCACTGACCCCGTGGTGGGTCACACGGAAACCACCATGGTTTTCCAGCACATACCCGGCAACCGTGGACCGCTGCCCGAATAG
- the corA gene encoding magnesium/cobalt transporter CorA yields MTIIDNAVYVDGVRTATPHSLEQTFETLAEHGGMAWIGLYRPTKDEMAAVAQEFDLHELAVEDAVSAHQRPKLERYDHNLFTVLRPARYLDETETVEFGELHVFTGPNFVVTIRHAETGGVARVRHRLETRPDLLCHGPEAVLYALLDQVVDDYAPVVAGLENDIDEIEDQLFSGDSTVSRRIYELAREVIQFQRAIQPLPDMMALLEKGFEKYGVDIELQRSLRDVEDHVQRVISRVNSFRDLLQNALTLDGTLTANRQNEASAAQNEQVKKISSWAAILFAPSFVAGVYGMNFDHMPELHWDFGYPLAVGLMVGAALLMYAIFKRKGWL; encoded by the coding sequence GTGACCATCATCGATAACGCCGTATATGTAGACGGCGTCCGCACCGCCACCCCGCACAGCCTCGAGCAAACGTTCGAAACACTGGCCGAACATGGTGGCATGGCCTGGATCGGCCTGTATCGGCCCACGAAGGACGAGATGGCCGCCGTCGCCCAGGAATTCGACCTCCACGAGCTTGCCGTTGAGGACGCTGTTTCTGCACACCAGCGGCCCAAGCTCGAACGGTACGACCACAACCTGTTCACTGTTCTCCGCCCAGCCAGATACCTCGATGAAACCGAGACTGTGGAGTTCGGCGAGTTGCACGTCTTCACCGGACCAAATTTTGTGGTGACCATCCGGCACGCTGAAACCGGTGGAGTCGCCCGGGTCCGCCACCGGCTGGAGACGCGTCCGGATCTGCTCTGCCATGGACCTGAAGCCGTGCTCTACGCCCTCCTGGACCAGGTAGTGGACGACTATGCGCCAGTGGTGGCGGGCCTTGAGAACGACATCGACGAAATCGAAGACCAACTCTTCAGCGGCGACAGCACCGTGTCGCGTCGGATCTACGAGCTCGCCCGTGAAGTGATCCAGTTCCAGCGGGCCATCCAGCCGCTTCCGGACATGATGGCGCTGCTGGAAAAGGGCTTCGAAAAGTATGGCGTGGATATCGAGTTGCAGCGTTCCCTTCGCGACGTCGAGGATCACGTTCAGCGCGTCATCTCACGGGTGAACTCGTTCAGGGATCTGTTGCAGAACGCCCTCACATTGGATGGCACGCTGACCGCGAACCGGCAGAACGAGGCCAGTGCTGCGCAGAACGAACAGGTCAAGAAGATCTCCTCCTGGGCTGCCATCCTCTTTGCGCCGTCGTTTGTGGCAGGCGTGTACGGCATGAACTTCGACCATATGCCCGAGCTGCATTGGGACTTCGGCTATCCCTTGGCGGTGGGACTCATGGTCGGCGCCGCACTGCTGATGTATGCCATCTTCAAACGCAAAGGGTGGCTGTGA
- a CDS encoding DUF1761 domain-containing protein, whose translation MDWLSHISQINWFAVLLAFVSSMVIGFVWYMPAVLGRRWMQAIGKTEDDLKNIEGGAGIWVPMMVAAALTSILLAVLISALELNTFWAGGFFALIAALVFRAGGHVIHNGFAGRPAAVTVINSGHDLVAMTVAGAIIGAMQ comes from the coding sequence ATGGATTGGCTCTCACACATCTCCCAGATCAACTGGTTCGCTGTACTTCTGGCTTTCGTTTCAAGCATGGTCATCGGCTTCGTCTGGTACATGCCGGCCGTCCTTGGACGCAGGTGGATGCAGGCGATCGGCAAGACCGAAGACGACCTCAAAAACATCGAAGGTGGCGCCGGCATCTGGGTTCCCATGATGGTGGCCGCGGCCCTGACCAGCATTCTCCTGGCTGTCCTTATCAGCGCGCTGGAGCTCAACACTTTCTGGGCCGGCGGTTTCTTCGCGCTGATCGCGGCCTTGGTATTCCGCGCCGGCGGCCATGTCATTCACAACGGCTTCGCCGGGCGCCCCGCCGCTGTGACAGTGATCAATTCCGGCCACGACCTCGTGGCCATGACCGTTGCGGGCGCCATCATCGGAGCCATGCAGTAG
- a CDS encoding LysR family transcriptional regulator — MEPDHHQLIQLLPLLPVLAELGRTEHMTETAEILGVPQSTVSRAVARASAIVGMDLLVREGRGIRLTSAARTLLPYIEAALEDFQAGLDRVRHESDVVRGRIGVSFQHTFGEATLPLLISAFRGRHPHAVFELWQGPRDDCLQQLASGDSDFALIAPIAPEGRGIHSLPLYREPLRVVLHYRHPLAGRSSLHLSELRHDPYVTLPAGVGLRALGEALLREAGFRPRIAFEVQESTSARGLVSAGLGFSILPPAGPGSGTGQFLPKAELGLVEVAIESELAFRQIGIAWRERSFEPDAVRLFRELVISEGGELLAELVRARSGTP, encoded by the coding sequence GTGGAGCCGGACCACCACCAACTCATCCAACTCCTTCCGCTCCTTCCCGTTCTGGCTGAACTTGGCCGCACGGAACATATGACGGAAACCGCGGAGATCCTTGGTGTTCCCCAGTCAACGGTCAGCCGGGCGGTGGCACGGGCCAGTGCCATTGTGGGGATGGACCTGCTGGTGCGCGAGGGCAGGGGGATCCGTCTTACTTCCGCCGCCAGGACCCTGCTGCCCTACATAGAAGCCGCGCTGGAGGACTTCCAAGCCGGCCTTGACCGGGTCAGGCACGAGTCGGACGTAGTCCGTGGACGAATCGGAGTGTCCTTCCAACACACTTTTGGTGAGGCGACTCTTCCCCTGCTCATCAGCGCATTTCGCGGCCGCCACCCCCATGCGGTGTTCGAGCTCTGGCAGGGTCCCCGCGACGACTGCCTGCAACAATTGGCCAGCGGGGACAGCGATTTTGCCTTGATTGCGCCGATCGCACCCGAAGGCAGGGGCATCCACTCCCTGCCGCTCTACCGCGAGCCGCTCAGGGTGGTCCTGCACTACCGGCATCCGCTGGCAGGGCGGTCCAGCCTGCATCTCTCAGAATTGCGGCACGATCCCTACGTGACACTTCCAGCCGGTGTTGGGCTGCGGGCCTTGGGGGAAGCACTCCTGCGTGAAGCAGGCTTCCGCCCAAGGATTGCCTTCGAAGTCCAGGAGTCCACCTCCGCCAGGGGCCTGGTTTCGGCCGGCCTCGGGTTCAGCATCCTTCCGCCTGCGGGTCCCGGCTCAGGTACCGGCCAATTTCTTCCGAAGGCCGAACTCGGGCTCGTCGAAGTGGCGATTGAGTCCGAGTTGGCGTTCCGGCAAATTGGTATCGCCTGGCGGGAGAGAAGTTTCGAACCCGACGCCGTTCGGCTCTTCCGCGAACTCGTCATCTCGGAGGGCGGAGAGTTGCTGGCCGAACTTGTCAGAGCCCGCTCAGGTACTCCCTGA
- a CDS encoding MFS transporter — translation MTVLSELRMRPATAERWGWDASTTARLVLTGVVIFTLLVGANLATPLYPLLQARLGLSSLDVTVAFSSYVLALVGVLMVAGHWSDHIGRRAALVLAVLVGLVGGVIFANADTLVSLSLGRAFQGAAVGLATGASAAALRELLPQRPDWASRFTLLSSAGGVAAGPAIGGLLSLLPDSTRTPYYVHSAVLLAALVPLWLLKARPAIAPAGGPKPLKVLAPRRPSISRDARGAFWMAAATGFLSFAVFGFCLSLAPGYFASVVQADSRPLIGLLAGVTLGASALSQLLGTRGRFVVPLALVVLGSSVVLIGAAAAWSSPWLLVAASITAGVGQGIAFRQVFNEVAGKVEAARHAQVISTVYVITYLGSAVPVIGLGLAVSALGLQAAVVGFTVLCGVAAMVLAAVSFRRVVRS, via the coding sequence ATGACTGTCTTGAGCGAACTCCGCATGCGTCCGGCCACCGCCGAACGCTGGGGATGGGATGCCTCCACCACTGCCCGGCTGGTCCTGACGGGGGTTGTGATCTTTACGCTCCTGGTTGGCGCCAACCTGGCCACACCCTTGTACCCCCTGCTCCAGGCCAGGCTTGGCCTGTCCTCGCTTGACGTGACGGTGGCCTTCTCAAGCTACGTCCTTGCCTTGGTAGGCGTCCTCATGGTGGCGGGCCACTGGTCGGACCACATCGGACGCCGTGCGGCGCTGGTGCTGGCTGTCTTGGTTGGCTTGGTGGGCGGAGTGATTTTCGCCAACGCGGACACCTTGGTGTCATTGTCCTTGGGCCGGGCTTTCCAAGGAGCAGCAGTTGGACTTGCGACAGGAGCCAGCGCCGCAGCCCTGCGTGAATTGCTGCCCCAGCGGCCCGACTGGGCCTCCCGCTTTACCCTTCTGTCCTCTGCCGGAGGCGTGGCCGCCGGTCCCGCAATCGGCGGCCTCTTATCACTCCTGCCGGACTCGACGCGAACTCCCTACTACGTTCACTCGGCAGTGTTGCTTGCAGCGCTGGTTCCCTTGTGGCTTTTGAAGGCGCGGCCAGCCATTGCACCCGCGGGAGGACCGAAGCCCCTGAAAGTCCTCGCTCCGCGGAGGCCGTCCATCTCGCGTGACGCCCGCGGAGCATTCTGGATGGCAGCGGCCACGGGATTCCTCAGCTTCGCCGTCTTCGGCTTCTGCCTTTCCTTGGCGCCGGGCTACTTCGCCAGCGTGGTGCAGGCTGATTCGAGGCCCCTCATTGGCTTGCTTGCAGGGGTCACTTTGGGTGCTTCCGCGCTGAGCCAGCTGCTGGGTACGCGCGGACGCTTTGTTGTTCCCCTGGCCTTGGTGGTTCTGGGCTCCTCCGTGGTTCTCATCGGAGCAGCGGCCGCATGGTCAAGCCCATGGCTGCTGGTGGCAGCCAGCATCACCGCAGGCGTGGGACAGGGCATTGCGTTCCGGCAGGTCTTCAATGAAGTTGCCGGCAAGGTTGAGGCTGCGCGCCACGCGCAGGTCATCAGCACCGTCTATGTCATCACTTACTTGGGAAGCGCCGTTCCGGTGATCGGGCTGGGACTGGCTGTCTCGGCGCTCGGTCTGCAGGCCGCCGTCGTGGGTTTCACGGTTCTGTGCGGCGTGGCGGCGATGGTCCTTGCGGCCGTCTCGTTTCGACGCGTAGTGCGTTCCTGA
- a CDS encoding nitronate monooxygenase produces MPESLFGTAFIAAPMAGGTSTPALVQAVHEGGGLGFLAAGYKSPEAMVAEITATRALNAPFGMNVFVPDARQLAPSQAEQARLQAYRAELEPDAARYGVGLPPLRLDDDDAWQDKIDVLLANPVEFVSFAFGLPGKPVVAALRKAGTAVICSVTSVREALAAAEEGPDALAVQHRSAGAHSAAFLPGGKESAGTPAARTTAELVTQVRAAVGLPLIAAGAIMDGPGLRDVLDAGASAAQIGTALVRTHESGARQLHKDALGDPAFTETAMTRAFTGRLARSLVNDFVRDHQDAPEGYPAIHHLTAPVRAASSAAGDPQRLNLWAGTGWRLAREGSAKDVVREYLSGL; encoded by the coding sequence ATGCCCGAATCCCTGTTTGGTACAGCGTTTATTGCAGCCCCCATGGCCGGGGGAACGTCCACGCCCGCGTTGGTGCAGGCAGTTCATGAGGGCGGCGGTCTGGGTTTCCTCGCCGCAGGCTACAAAAGCCCGGAGGCGATGGTTGCCGAGATCACGGCGACGCGGGCCCTCAACGCCCCCTTTGGCATGAACGTCTTTGTGCCTGATGCCCGCCAACTCGCGCCCAGCCAGGCTGAGCAGGCGCGGCTTCAGGCCTACCGGGCAGAGCTGGAACCCGATGCGGCGCGCTACGGGGTGGGCCTGCCGCCCCTCCGCCTTGACGACGACGATGCCTGGCAGGACAAGATCGATGTTTTGCTGGCCAATCCCGTGGAGTTCGTCAGTTTCGCTTTCGGCCTGCCTGGGAAGCCGGTGGTGGCCGCGCTCCGGAAGGCCGGAACCGCCGTCATTTGCAGCGTCACCAGTGTCCGGGAAGCCCTGGCCGCTGCCGAGGAGGGACCGGACGCCCTCGCCGTCCAGCACCGCTCAGCGGGCGCACACTCAGCGGCCTTCCTGCCGGGCGGTAAGGAATCAGCCGGAACCCCGGCAGCCCGGACGACGGCGGAACTGGTCACCCAAGTGCGTGCCGCCGTCGGGCTTCCGCTGATCGCGGCAGGTGCCATCATGGACGGCCCGGGGTTGCGTGATGTGCTGGACGCCGGCGCGTCAGCCGCGCAAATCGGGACTGCCCTGGTTCGGACCCACGAAAGCGGCGCCCGGCAGCTGCACAAGGATGCTTTGGGTGATCCCGCGTTTACTGAAACGGCCATGACCCGCGCCTTCACCGGACGTTTGGCCCGATCGCTGGTCAACGACTTCGTCCGCGACCATCAGGATGCTCCGGAAGGCTACCCGGCAATCCATCACCTCACGGCACCGGTGCGGGCAGCCTCGTCCGCAGCCGGTGATCCACAGCGCCTGAATCTGTGGGCGGGCACCGGCTGGCGGTTGGCCCGTGAAGGATCGGCGAAAGACGTCGTCAGGGAGTACCTGAGCGGGCTCTGA
- a CDS encoding MFS transporter — MSKAIALGSAETWDGHAKGSRGYSRVLAALALAGVATFAQLYSTQAVLPLMASDLNITAAEAALSISLATVGLAITVLPWSFVADRIGRVRAMAIGIAAATLLGLLVPLAPTVPLLLGLRTLEGMALGGIPAIAIAYLNEEVTKIHTALAAGTYVAGTTLGGLAGRLVAGPVGELWGWRAAALAVSLLATVSAVLFLVLVPKQRRFSPAPALGFRGALRTLKGHSSNPKLVSLYLQAFLLMGGFVAVYNYLGFRLHAEPFGLPATVVSLIFLAYLSGTVSSRWAAGLTTRFGRRNVLVAGIAVMSAGLALTLVENLAATLAGLVIFTGGFFAAHSVGSGWTGAIATTGRAQAASLYNLSYYLGSSLIGWAGGLAFQAFGWPALALSVIALSCTTAAVTLIVHRRP; from the coding sequence GTGAGTAAAGCAATCGCCTTGGGCAGCGCAGAAACATGGGACGGGCACGCCAAGGGGTCGCGCGGCTACAGCCGGGTGCTCGCCGCTTTGGCGCTTGCCGGCGTTGCCACCTTTGCACAGCTGTATTCCACCCAGGCTGTCCTGCCCCTCATGGCCAGCGACCTCAACATCACAGCAGCCGAAGCCGCCCTCAGTATCTCCCTCGCCACCGTGGGCCTTGCCATCACTGTCCTGCCATGGTCTTTCGTGGCCGACAGGATTGGGCGGGTCCGTGCCATGGCCATAGGCATCGCGGCCGCGACGCTCCTGGGGCTGTTGGTTCCGCTGGCCCCCACTGTGCCGCTGCTGCTGGGCCTCCGAACCTTGGAGGGCATGGCCTTGGGTGGAATTCCTGCCATAGCCATCGCCTACCTCAACGAGGAAGTCACGAAAATACACACCGCGTTGGCGGCTGGAACCTACGTTGCCGGCACCACCTTGGGAGGGCTGGCGGGACGCCTTGTGGCCGGACCCGTGGGCGAGCTCTGGGGCTGGCGGGCCGCGGCCCTGGCAGTGTCCCTGCTGGCCACTGTGTCCGCAGTCCTGTTCCTGGTCCTCGTTCCCAAGCAACGCCGCTTCAGCCCGGCCCCGGCACTGGGATTCCGCGGCGCCCTCCGGACCCTGAAGGGACACTCCAGCAACCCCAAGCTGGTGTCGTTGTACTTACAGGCTTTCCTCCTCATGGGCGGCTTCGTGGCCGTGTACAACTACCTGGGCTTTCGCTTGCATGCCGAACCCTTCGGACTTCCCGCCACGGTTGTCAGCCTCATCTTCCTTGCCTACTTGTCCGGAACCGTCAGCTCACGCTGGGCTGCGGGGCTGACCACGAGATTTGGCAGGCGCAACGTCCTGGTGGCCGGGATCGCCGTCATGTCGGCAGGCCTGGCGTTGACGTTGGTGGAGAACCTGGCAGCCACCCTGGCCGGGCTTGTCATCTTCACAGGCGGCTTCTTTGCAGCCCACAGCGTGGGATCTGGCTGGACCGGAGCAATCGCTACTACTGGCCGCGCGCAGGCAGCGTCCCTGTACAACCTGTCCTACTACCTGGGTTCGAGCCTTATTGGATGGGCCGGCGGTTTGGCCTTCCAGGCGTTTGGCTGGCCTGCGTTGGCTTTGAGCGTCATCGCCCTCTCATGCACGACGGCGGCCGTCACCTTGATAGTGCACCGGAGGCCCTAA